Proteins co-encoded in one Afipia sp. P52-10 genomic window:
- a CDS encoding pirin family protein — MSWQPSADPILGDPQSCNALDLVIVPRTRDLGDGFAVRRALPHGKRQMVGPFIFFDHFGPVQFLAGHGMDVRPHPHIGLATVTYLFDGSIMHRDSEGHIQEIMPGAMNLMTAGRGIAHSERTPDVPRRDGQSMLGLQSWIALPKGKEEIAPSFQHYAAESLPTVEDNGLRARVIAGKAFGVASPVEMVSDWFYVEVTLPAGLTAPLDADHEERAIYLVEGEIEIAGDRFEAPRLLIFRPGDRITVRATKNTRMMFLGGTALEGPRHIWWNFVSSSKERIEQAKEDWKSGRFARVPDETEFIPLPER, encoded by the coding sequence ATGAGCTGGCAGCCCTCCGCCGATCCGATCCTCGGTGATCCGCAATCCTGCAACGCGCTCGATCTGGTGATCGTGCCCCGCACCCGCGACCTTGGCGACGGCTTCGCCGTGCGCCGTGCCCTGCCGCACGGCAAGCGGCAGATGGTCGGCCCCTTCATCTTCTTCGACCACTTCGGTCCGGTGCAGTTCCTCGCCGGACACGGCATGGACGTGCGCCCGCATCCGCATATCGGCCTCGCCACCGTCACCTACCTGTTCGACGGCAGCATCATGCATCGCGACAGCGAGGGACACATTCAGGAGATCATGCCCGGCGCCATGAACCTGATGACCGCCGGCCGTGGCATCGCCCACTCCGAGCGCACGCCGGACGTGCCGCGCCGCGATGGTCAAAGCATGCTCGGGCTGCAAAGCTGGATCGCCCTGCCGAAAGGCAAGGAGGAGATCGCACCCTCGTTCCAGCACTACGCCGCCGAAAGCCTGCCGACGGTGGAGGACAACGGGCTCCGCGCGCGGGTGATCGCGGGCAAAGCATTCGGCGTCGCCTCGCCGGTGGAGATGGTGTCGGACTGGTTTTATGTCGAGGTGACGTTGCCGGCCGGGTTGACCGCGCCGCTCGACGCCGATCACGAGGAGCGGGCGATCTACCTGGTGGAGGGCGAGATCGAGATCGCCGGCGACAGGTTCGAGGCGCCCCGTCTTCTGATCTTCCGCCCCGGCGACCGCATTACGGTACGCGCCACCAAGAACACCCGCATGATGTTCCTCGGCGGCACCGCCCTGGAAGGGCCGCGTCATATCTGGTGGAATTTCGTCTCATCCAGCAAGGAACGGATCGAGCAAGCCAAGGAAGATTGGAAATCGGGCCGTTTCGCCAGGGTACCGGACGAGACCGAATTCATCCCGCTGCCGGAGCGCTGA
- a CDS encoding SDR family NAD(P)-dependent oxidoreductase — MAGKALEDKVVIVTGAGRGIGREIALLCAAEGAKVVVNDPGGAADGSGTNNAPAEEVVAEITKRGGTAVANFETVAEAIPASRIVQMAVDKFGKLDGVVNNAGILRDAIFHRMSVDAFEQVIKVHLMGSFYVAHAAARLFKEQQSGSFVHFTSTSGLIGNFGQANYAAAKLGIVGLSKSIALDMQRFNVRSNCVSPFAWSRLIGTIPTETEEEKARVARIQQMGPEKIAPVVGYLLSDASKDVSGQIFGVRMNEVYLMGQSRPLRSVHRGEGWTIQSLAEHGMPAMKGSFYKLDRSADVFNWDAI, encoded by the coding sequence ATGGCTGGTAAGGCGCTTGAGGACAAAGTTGTCATCGTGACCGGCGCGGGCCGCGGCATCGGCCGCGAGATCGCGCTTCTCTGCGCGGCCGAGGGCGCGAAGGTCGTTGTCAACGATCCGGGCGGCGCGGCTGACGGCTCCGGCACTAACAACGCGCCCGCCGAAGAGGTGGTGGCCGAGATCACCAAGCGTGGTGGCACCGCGGTCGCGAACTTCGAAACGGTTGCGGAGGCGATCCCGGCGAGCCGCATCGTGCAGATGGCGGTCGACAAGTTCGGCAAGCTCGACGGCGTCGTCAACAACGCCGGCATCCTGCGCGACGCGATCTTCCATCGCATGAGCGTCGACGCGTTCGAGCAGGTGATCAAGGTCCATCTGATGGGCTCGTTCTACGTCGCCCACGCGGCCGCGCGCCTGTTCAAGGAACAGCAGAGCGGCTCGTTCGTGCACTTCACCTCGACCTCCGGCCTGATCGGCAACTTCGGCCAGGCCAACTACGCCGCCGCCAAGCTCGGCATCGTCGGCCTGTCGAAGTCGATCGCCCTCGACATGCAGCGCTTCAACGTGCGCTCGAACTGCGTCTCGCCATTCGCCTGGAGCCGCCTGATCGGCACCATTCCCACCGAGACCGAAGAGGAGAAGGCCCGCGTCGCCCGCATCCAGCAGATGGGCCCGGAGAAGATCGCCCCGGTCGTCGGCTATCTGCTCAGCGACGCCTCGAAGGATGTCTCCGGCCAGATCTTCGGCGTGCGCATGAACGAGGTGTACCTGATGGGCCAGTCGCGCCCGCTGCGCTCGGTGCATCGCGGCGAGGGCTGGACCATCCAGTCGCTGGCCGAACACGGCATGCCGGCGATGAAGGGCTCGTTCTACAAGCTCGACCGCTCGGCGGACGTGTTCAACTGGGACGCGATCTGA
- a CDS encoding alanine--glyoxylate aminotransferase family protein — protein MTVRAGREFLAIPGPTVIPDDVLRAMHRPAIDIYSGELPGITDSLMRDLAELFRTKGRTYIYISNGHGAWEGALTNVLSRGDKILVLESGRFAVGWGDFAAKLGVEVEVLKGGWRRAVKPEEVEARLRKDTAGEIKAILVVQVDTASGAGNDIEAIGKAIKAANHKALFMVDVVASLGCVPFEMDAWGVDVAVSGSQKGLMTPPGLGFVAANDRARAIHKTADLRTPYWDWTAREGDQHYNKYAGTAPMHLMFGLRQALNMLFEEKLEHVFTRHRLLADAVRAAVGKWSEGQELTFNIEEPSERSNTVTTVLVKDPKQLAAFRDYCNKKCGVIIGAGIGDLTGKAFRIAHMGHVNAPMILGTLGVAEVALTALNIPHGSGGTEAAIKSLGASVAA, from the coding sequence ATGACCGTTCGAGCGGGCCGCGAATTTTTGGCGATCCCAGGCCCCACCGTCATCCCCGACGACGTGCTGCGCGCGATGCATCGCCCGGCGATCGACATCTACTCGGGCGAGTTGCCCGGCATCACCGATAGCCTGATGCGCGATCTCGCCGAACTCTTCCGCACCAAGGGCCGCACCTACATTTACATCTCCAACGGCCACGGCGCCTGGGAGGGCGCGCTGACCAATGTGTTGTCGCGCGGCGACAAGATCCTGGTGCTGGAAAGCGGCCGCTTCGCGGTCGGCTGGGGCGATTTCGCCGCCAAGCTCGGCGTCGAGGTCGAAGTGCTGAAGGGCGGCTGGCGGCGCGCGGTAAAGCCTGAAGAGGTCGAGGCGCGTCTGCGCAAGGACACCGCGGGCGAGATCAAGGCGATCCTGGTGGTGCAGGTCGATACCGCATCCGGCGCCGGCAACGACATCGAGGCGATCGGCAAGGCGATCAAGGCCGCTAATCACAAGGCGCTGTTCATGGTCGACGTGGTCGCCTCGCTCGGCTGCGTGCCGTTCGAGATGGATGCCTGGGGCGTCGATGTCGCGGTCTCCGGTTCGCAGAAGGGCCTGATGACGCCGCCCGGCCTCGGCTTCGTCGCCGCCAACGACCGCGCCCGCGCGATCCACAAGACCGCCGATCTGCGCACGCCCTACTGGGACTGGACCGCGCGCGAAGGCGACCAGCACTACAACAAATATGCCGGCACCGCGCCGATGCATCTGATGTTCGGCCTGCGCCAAGCGCTCAACATGCTGTTCGAGGAGAAGCTGGAGCATGTGTTCACCCGCCACCGGCTGCTCGCCGATGCCGTGCGCGCGGCGGTCGGCAAGTGGTCCGAGGGCCAGGAGCTGACCTTCAACATCGAGGAGCCGAGCGAGCGTTCCAACACGGTGACCACGGTGCTGGTGAAGGACCCGAAGCAGCTCGCAGCCTTCCGCGACTACTGCAACAAGAAGTGCGGCGTCATCATCGGCGCCGGCATCGGCGATCTGACCGGCAAGGCCTTCCGCATCGCCCATATGGGCCACGTCAACGCGCCGATGATCCTCGGCACGCTGGGCGTCGCCGAGGTAGCGCTGACGGCGCTCAACATCCCGCATGGGAGCGGCGGCACCGAAGCCGCGATCAAGTCGCTCGGCGCCAGCGTCGCTGCCTGA
- a CDS encoding CinA family protein, whose amino-acid sequence MKELMPVAEKVAAKLFEKKHTIAVAESSAGGLISAALLAVPGASKYFMGGAVVYTRHARRHLLGLEGLAPGLRSSTEPYVLIHANRIREQFDTTWGIAEAGAAGPPNAQGLGNSYGDAAGHSCFAVVGKVGMNLRESAMTLETGKGNRLDNMLDFANGALTFLLQELER is encoded by the coding sequence ATGAAGGAACTGATGCCGGTCGCCGAAAAAGTCGCGGCCAAGCTGTTCGAGAAGAAGCACACCATCGCGGTGGCGGAATCATCCGCCGGCGGCCTGATCTCGGCGGCGCTGCTGGCTGTGCCCGGCGCGTCGAAGTATTTCATGGGCGGCGCCGTGGTCTATACCCGCCATGCACGGCGCCATCTGCTCGGTCTCGAAGGACTGGCGCCCGGCCTGCGATCCTCGACCGAACCTTACGTGCTGATCCACGCCAACCGCATCCGCGAACAGTTCGACACCACCTGGGGGATCGCCGAGGCCGGTGCGGCCGGCCCGCCGAACGCGCAAGGACTCGGCAACAGCTATGGCGACGCCGCTGGCCACAGTTGCTTCGCCGTCGTCGGCAAGGTCGGCATGAACCTCCGCGAGAGCGCGATGACGCTGGAAACCGGCAAGGGCAACCGTCTCGACAACATGCTTGATTTCGCCAATGGCGCGTTGACCTTCCTGCTGCAGGAGCTGGAGCGCTAA
- a CDS encoding crotonase/enoyl-CoA hydratase family protein, producing the protein MEHRVKITMSDGVADVRLVRADKMNALDTDMVQALVAASERLKTEKGLRAVVLSGEGRAFCAGLDMGRFSAMKEGDAGGISGRDLSVRTHGLTNLAQQSVWGWRQVPVPVIAAVHGVAFGGGCQLALGADMRFLAADARMSIMEMKWGLVPDMAGTPILARLVRDDVLRDLTFTGRIFSAQEALGWGLATRVCDDPYAAAMEAAREIAGKNPHAIRAAKQMLNDLGGDPGPALLAESVEQMKLIGQPNQREAVRANLEKRAPKFADV; encoded by the coding sequence ATGGAGCACCGCGTCAAGATCACCATGTCGGACGGCGTGGCCGATGTGCGTCTCGTGCGCGCCGACAAGATGAATGCGCTCGATACCGACATGGTGCAGGCGCTGGTCGCGGCATCCGAACGGTTGAAGACCGAGAAGGGTCTGCGCGCGGTCGTGCTCTCGGGCGAAGGTCGTGCGTTCTGCGCCGGTCTCGACATGGGCCGCTTCTCGGCGATGAAGGAGGGCGATGCGGGCGGCATCAGTGGCCGCGATCTGTCGGTGCGCACGCACGGCTTGACCAATCTCGCACAGCAGTCGGTGTGGGGATGGCGGCAGGTGCCGGTGCCGGTGATCGCGGCGGTGCATGGCGTTGCCTTCGGCGGCGGCTGCCAGCTCGCGCTCGGCGCCGACATGCGCTTCCTCGCCGCCGATGCGCGCATGTCGATCATGGAGATGAAGTGGGGATTGGTGCCGGATATGGCCGGCACGCCGATCCTCGCGCGGCTGGTGCGCGACGACGTGCTGCGCGACCTCACCTTCACCGGGCGGATCTTCTCGGCGCAGGAGGCGCTCGGCTGGGGACTTGCGACACGCGTCTGCGACGATCCGTATGCGGCGGCGATGGAAGCCGCGCGCGAAATCGCCGGCAAGAACCCGCACGCGATCCGCGCCGCCAAGCAGATGCTCAACGATCTCGGCGGCGATCCCGGCCCGGCGCTGCTGGCGGAATCGGTCGAGCAGATGAAGCTGATCGGCCAGCCGAACCAGCGTGAAGCGGTGCGGGCGAATCTCGAGAAGCGCGCGCCGAAGTTCGCAGACGTATAA
- a CDS encoding ketopantoate reductase family protein codes for MSPRIAIVGAGAVGGYVGAHIAQAGHDVTFIDGWPAHVEAMRAAGLTVTHLKDVAPFNVPVRAMHITDVQGLAKEAPVDIAFICMKSYDTAWSTEMIKPYLAADGYVVSLQNCINEPVIASIVGEDKTLGSIASSITVELTGPGQVFRAAGKSGDAHTVFRVGQPDGTITERVKQVRDLVALTDSALMTTDLASERWTKLVLNVMGNGVSACTGLKSRDTIADDGLRQFMARLGSEAIRVGQALGHTLEEMHHLSPEIIARAGEGDADAKRLYDENRLDSIRKPGGGEHRPSMGQDMVKGRRTEIEFMNGLVVERGKQVGIATPANALLTDIVKKVERGELKPDKRHLSG; via the coding sequence ATGTCCCCACGCATTGCCATTGTCGGCGCCGGCGCGGTCGGCGGTTATGTCGGCGCCCACATCGCGCAAGCCGGCCACGATGTCACCTTCATCGACGGCTGGCCCGCGCATGTGGAGGCGATGCGCGCCGCCGGCCTGACGGTAACGCACTTGAAAGACGTCGCGCCGTTCAACGTGCCGGTGCGCGCCATGCACATCACCGACGTCCAGGGCCTCGCCAAGGAAGCGCCGGTCGATATCGCTTTCATCTGCATGAAGTCCTACGACACCGCCTGGTCGACCGAAATGATCAAGCCGTATCTCGCCGCGGACGGCTATGTCGTCTCGCTGCAGAACTGCATCAACGAGCCGGTGATCGCGAGCATCGTCGGCGAGGACAAGACACTCGGCTCGATCGCAAGCTCGATCACCGTCGAGCTGACCGGGCCCGGCCAGGTGTTTCGCGCCGCCGGCAAGAGCGGCGATGCGCATACTGTGTTTCGCGTCGGCCAGCCCGACGGCACCATCACCGAGCGCGTCAAGCAGGTGCGCGACCTCGTCGCGCTCACCGACAGCGCGCTGATGACGACGGACCTCGCCAGCGAACGCTGGACCAAGCTGGTGCTCAACGTGATGGGCAACGGCGTGTCCGCCTGCACCGGACTGAAAAGCCGCGACACCATCGCCGATGACGGCCTGCGCCAGTTCATGGCGCGGCTCGGCAGCGAAGCGATCCGCGTCGGCCAGGCGCTCGGTCACACGCTGGAGGAGATGCACCACCTGTCGCCGGAGATCATCGCCCGCGCCGGTGAGGGCGACGCGGACGCCAAGCGCCTCTACGACGAGAACCGCCTCGATTCCATCAGGAAGCCCGGCGGCGGCGAGCATCGCCCCTCGATGGGGCAGGACATGGTGAAGGGCCGCCGCACCGAGATCGAGTTCATGAACGGCCTCGTCGTCGAACGCGGCAAACAGGTCGGCATCGCCACCCCCGCCAACGCCCTGCTCACCGACATCGTCAAGAAGGTCGAGCGCGGCGAACTCAAGCCGGACAAGCGTCACCTCTCCGGCTAA
- a CDS encoding SDR family oxidoreductase, whose translation MFANGLLKDRRILVTGGGTGLGKAMASRFLSLGAEVHICGRRKAVCDDTATELMKAHGGKVVSHGVDIRDAAAVDHMVGTIFETGPLSDLINNAAGNFISRTQDLSPRGFDAIANIVMHGTFYVTQAVGKRWIEGRHRGNVVSIVTTWVRNGSPFVVPSAMSKSAVHAMTMSLATEWGRYGIRLNAIAPGEIPTEGMSKRLNPGEEPGTRTKRVNPMGRVGTMEELENLATFLISGGCDWINGETIALDGAQALATGAGFYELRNWSDDDWKRARDSIEAQNKKDRAQRT comes from the coding sequence ATGTTCGCGAACGGCCTTCTGAAGGACAGGCGCATTCTGGTCACCGGCGGCGGCACCGGCCTCGGCAAGGCGATGGCTTCGCGTTTTCTCAGCCTCGGCGCCGAGGTGCACATCTGCGGTCGCCGCAAGGCGGTGTGCGACGACACCGCGACCGAGCTGATGAAGGCCCATGGCGGCAAGGTGGTCAGCCACGGCGTCGACATTCGCGACGCGGCCGCGGTCGATCACATGGTCGGCACCATCTTCGAGACCGGGCCGCTCTCCGACCTGATCAACAACGCAGCCGGCAACTTCATCTCGCGCACGCAGGACCTCAGCCCGCGCGGCTTCGATGCTATCGCCAATATCGTCATGCACGGCACGTTCTATGTGACGCAGGCGGTCGGCAAGCGCTGGATCGAAGGCAGGCATCGCGGCAATGTCGTCTCGATCGTCACGACCTGGGTGCGCAACGGCAGCCCGTTCGTGGTGCCTTCCGCGATGAGCAAATCCGCGGTGCATGCAATGACCATGTCGCTCGCCACCGAATGGGGCCGCTACGGCATCCGCCTGAACGCGATCGCACCGGGCGAGATTCCCACCGAAGGTATGAGCAAGCGCCTCAATCCGGGCGAGGAGCCCGGCACCCGCACCAAACGCGTCAATCCGATGGGACGCGTCGGCACGATGGAGGAGCTGGAAAACCTCGCGACCTTCCTGATCTCCGGCGGCTGCGACTGGATCAACGGCGAGACCATCGCACTCGACGGCGCTCAGGCGCTCGCGACCGGCGCGGGCTTCTACGAGCTGCGCAATTGGAGCGACGATGACTGGAAGCGGGCCCGCGATTCGATCGAGGCTCAGAACAAGAAAGATCGCGCCCAGCGCACCTGA